The Corynebacterium vitaeruminis DSM 20294 genome window below encodes:
- a CDS encoding multicopper oxidase domain-containing protein, which translates to MTANPPSGASNPFDATDDSPKEQRLKRAAWHRKASKPVSVWIGILILFSFIHWMFPNYRWLLIHMFTLGVVTNSIMLWSQHFTEKFLHNHIEDSERAWQLRRFWILNAGIVTTITGQFLETWWARHWIVTCVGATLVGCSLAYHAFYLGRQYLGAKKGRRFAPSVLAYVASAACLPFGALMGGFMSVPMSSPWQERLKLAHVAVNVLGFVGFAAVGSLALLFATVWRAQSGKDRMAHVVAFMGVGVLTAATGALLGFGVVVGIGLAFYLAGVLIASASWAHTVRLVAQDPRDRVTFAAMSVAAAAVWLFGALAVFTYRAFTAPDVTAITLPTMALLIGFAAQLLAGVMSYLLPSNIGGGPAATRTGMIVMDRAGLFRFALVNLGLAIWLYTQDSWLRVVSSLLSMGSLAMVFFLIPFSAKAQLGVIRKQREALELPAKPKWGQLTAACAVVALVLAASGGLGTTGTKSATTTSNVATTGQTTEVSVEMQDMRFSPDTITVPTGNALTVNVTNTDTMVHDLTFANGATSGRLQPGESATVEVGVIGQDLEGWCSIAGHRQQGMVIHVTAEGASSGSASDMSTMSGSPGSSTSETVTAADKLNQDNFVDPRLQPASSETVHKVTLDISEIDVPIADGVSRGRWTFNGGVQGPTLRGKVGDTFEVTLVNNGSIPHSIDFHAGMVSPDSVMRSINPGESLQYTFRAEHAGAWLYHCGTMPVSMHIAAGMFGAVIIDPPNLAKVDHEYLIVQSEVYGLSSTKDNPVDSTLLQAGTPSATVFNGIENQYVAKPIEMNAGETARFWLVNAGPNLSESFHIIGTQFHTTYKEGAYLLKDAEDQGGSQALDLLAAQGGFVEAAFPEAGTYTMVNHQFIDAERGAKGKIVVK; encoded by the coding sequence ATGACTGCGAACCCACCGTCCGGCGCATCCAATCCCTTCGACGCCACCGACGATAGCCCCAAGGAGCAGCGGCTCAAGCGCGCCGCGTGGCATCGCAAGGCCAGCAAGCCGGTGAGCGTGTGGATCGGCATCCTCATCCTGTTCAGCTTCATTCACTGGATGTTCCCCAACTACCGGTGGCTGCTCATCCACATGTTCACCCTCGGCGTGGTCACCAACTCGATCATGCTGTGGTCGCAGCACTTCACCGAGAAGTTCCTCCACAACCACATCGAGGACTCGGAGCGCGCCTGGCAGCTGCGGCGCTTCTGGATCCTCAACGCGGGCATCGTCACGACGATCACCGGCCAGTTCCTGGAGACCTGGTGGGCCCGGCACTGGATCGTCACCTGCGTCGGCGCCACCCTGGTCGGCTGCTCGCTCGCTTACCACGCCTTCTACCTGGGTCGGCAGTACCTAGGCGCCAAGAAGGGCCGGCGCTTCGCGCCCTCGGTGCTCGCCTACGTCGCCTCGGCCGCGTGCCTGCCCTTCGGCGCGCTCATGGGCGGGTTCATGTCGGTGCCGATGAGCTCGCCGTGGCAGGAGCGGCTGAAGCTCGCCCACGTCGCGGTCAACGTGCTGGGCTTCGTGGGCTTCGCCGCGGTGGGCTCCCTCGCGCTGCTGTTCGCCACGGTGTGGCGGGCGCAGTCGGGCAAGGACCGCATGGCGCACGTGGTCGCCTTCATGGGGGTCGGTGTCCTCACCGCGGCCACGGGCGCGCTCCTCGGGTTCGGCGTCGTGGTGGGCATCGGGCTGGCCTTCTACCTCGCCGGCGTGCTGATCGCCTCCGCCAGCTGGGCGCACACCGTGCGACTGGTGGCCCAGGATCCCCGCGACCGGGTGACCTTCGCGGCCATGTCGGTCGCGGCGGCGGCCGTGTGGCTCTTCGGCGCGCTCGCAGTGTTCACCTACCGCGCGTTCACCGCCCCCGACGTCACCGCCATCACCCTGCCGACGATGGCGCTGCTCATCGGCTTCGCCGCCCAGCTGCTCGCGGGTGTTATGAGCTACCTCCTGCCCTCCAACATCGGCGGCGGTCCCGCCGCGACAAGGACCGGCATGATCGTCATGGATCGGGCGGGCCTGTTCCGATTCGCGCTGGTCAACCTGGGGCTCGCCATCTGGCTCTACACGCAGGACTCCTGGCTGCGCGTGGTCAGCTCGCTGCTGTCGATGGGCTCGCTGGCCATGGTGTTCTTCCTCATCCCCTTCTCCGCCAAGGCGCAGCTGGGGGTCATCCGCAAGCAGCGCGAGGCCCTGGAGCTTCCCGCCAAGCCGAAGTGGGGCCAGCTCACCGCCGCCTGCGCGGTCGTGGCCCTGGTGCTCGCCGCCTCCGGCGGGCTGGGCACCACCGGTACGAAGTCCGCCACCACCACCTCGAACGTGGCCACCACCGGCCAAACCACCGAGGTCTCGGTCGAGATGCAGGACATGCGCTTTAGCCCCGACACCATCACCGTCCCCACCGGCAACGCGCTCACCGTCAACGTCACCAACACCGACACGATGGTCCACGACCTCACCTTCGCCAACGGCGCGACCTCCGGCCGCCTCCAGCCGGGCGAGTCGGCCACCGTCGAGGTCGGCGTCATCGGCCAGGACCTCGAGGGCTGGTGCTCCATCGCAGGCCACCGCCAGCAGGGCATGGTCATCCACGTCACCGCCGAGGGCGCCTCGTCGGGTTCCGCGTCCGACATGAGCACGATGTCCGGCAGCCCTGGTTCGTCGACAAGCGAAACCGTGACGGCGGCAGACAAGCTGAACCAGGACAACTTCGTCGACCCCAGGCTGCAGCCCGCGAGCAGCGAGACCGTGCACAAGGTCACGCTGGACATCTCCGAGATCGACGTGCCGATCGCCGACGGTGTAAGCCGGGGCCGCTGGACCTTCAACGGCGGGGTCCAGGGCCCGACGCTGCGCGGCAAGGTGGGCGACACCTTTGAGGTCACCCTCGTCAACAACGGCAGCATTCCGCACTCCATCGACTTCCACGCGGGCATGGTCTCCCCCGATTCGGTCATGCGCTCGATCAACCCGGGCGAGTCGCTGCAGTACACCTTCCGCGCCGAGCACGCGGGAGCCTGGCTCTACCACTGCGGCACGATGCCCGTGAGCATGCACATCGCCGCGGGCATGTTCGGCGCCGTCATTATCGACCCGCCGAACCTCGCGAAGGTCGACCACGAGTACCTCATCGTGCAGTCCGAGGTCTACGGCCTTTCCTCCACGAAGGACAACCCCGTCGACTCCACGCTGTTGCAGGCGGGCACACCCTCGGCGACGGTGTTCAACGGCATCGAGAACCAGTACGTGGCCAAGCCGATCGAGATGAACGCGGGCGAGACCGCGCGCTTCTGGCTGGTCAACGCTGGACCGAACCTCTCGGAGAGCTTCCACATCATCGGCACGCAGTTCCACACCACCTACAAGGAGGGCGCGTACCTGCTCAAGGACGCGGAGGACCAGGGTGGGTCCCAGGCGCTCGACCTGCTCGCGGCCCAGGGCGGGTTCGTGGAGGCCGCCTTCCCCGAGGCGGGCACCTACACGATGGTCAACCACCAGTTCATCGATGCCGAGCGCGGGGCGAAGGGCAAGATCGTCGTGAAGTAG